A single genomic interval of Coccidioides posadasii str. Silveira chromosome 1, complete sequence harbors:
- a CDS encoding uncharacterized protein (EggNog:ENOG410PFEC~COG:C,G~TransMembrane:1 (i56-76o)) yields MKHIARVASRRKESGADLIEELIYDSEARWDGQKELRPMHLQTADMRMSAFKAKSWDLVLVYTVAFGVLSGVSWAVGSFTWANRGLIRAWVRSALGKLK; encoded by the coding sequence ATGAAGCACATTGCTCGCGTTGCCTCCCGCCGGAAGGAGTCCGGAGCTGACCTGATTGAGGAGCTTATCTATGATTCGGAGGCGAGATGGGATGGCCAGAAAGAACTTCGCCCGATGCACCTTCAGACTGCTGATATGAGGATGTCAGCATTCAAGGCGAAGAGCTGGGACCTCGTGCTAGTTTATACTGTGGCTTTCGGTGTCTTATCTGGTGTTAGTTGGGCTGTGGGTAGCTTTACATGGGCGAATAGAGGTCTGATTCGTGCCTGGGTGCGATCAGCATTGGGCAAGCTCAAGTAG
- a CDS encoding uncharacterized protein (EggNog:ENOG410PWDK~COG:S), with amino-acid sequence MDWDRLAEVKSQEFFIGWLQILSRESPALPLKLAGRHCSDSRPVEASGFITGAYNICSIVTFEDGFRVVVRFPILGRSRFRTEKSRDEVAGTLLSKRLRDPTKESLSLDLNLSDSDLQKVYHGMACILLELAKLMFPAIGGLELDSGIWKVSKRPLTLNMNELVCVGNLPPNIFAKNTFQTASEYFQELATQQFLHLHHQRNDAVEDGHDCCKKYIAWCLFRRIAREIQTEPGPFHFYCDDLCPSNVLTCDPDFMITGVIDWEFTYVAPAEFTYTAPWWLLLESPEAWESDLNAFLARYKLHLKLFLKVL; translated from the exons ATGGATTGGGATCGCCTCGCTGAAGTGAAATCTCAGGAATTCTTCATCGGCTGGCTACAGATTCTGTCGCGAGAATCGCCTGCCTTGCCATTAAAGCTCGCTGGTCGGCATTGCTCTGACTCTCGCCCGGTTGAAGCCTCCGGTTTCATTACCGGAGCTTACAACATATGTTCCATCGTCACATTTGAAGATGGATTCCGCGTGGTCGTTCGCTTCCCTATCCTAGGCAGAAGCCGGTTTCGCACCGAAAAATCTAGAGATGAAGTTGCT GGAACCCTGCTGTCCAAACGGCTCCGAGATCCTACAAAAGAATCACTCAGTTTGGATTTGAACCTATCAGACTCTGACCTGCAAAAGGTTTATCATGGAATGGCTTGTATCCTGCTGGAGCTTGCAAAGCTGATGTTTCCAGCCATTGGGGGCTTGGAACTAGATTCAGGAATTTGGAAAGTCAGCAAAAGACCGCTAACACTCAACATGAATGAACTTGTATGTGTTGGAAATCTTCCTCCGAATATATTTGCTAAAAATACATTTCAAACTGCATCTGAATATTTTCAGGAACTTGCCACACAGCAGTTTCTTCACCTCCACCATCAGCGTAATGATGCAGTAGAAGATGGACATGACTGCTGCAAAAAATATATAGCCTGGTGTCTCTTCCGCAGGATTGCACGGGAGATTCAGACAGAGCCTGGCCCCTTCCATTTTTATTGTGATGATCTTTGCCCTTCAAATGTACTTACTTGCGACCCAGATTTCATGATTACTGGTGTCATTGACTGGGAGTTCACTTATGTTGCCCCAGCTGAATTCACCTACACCGCTCCATGGTGGCTGCTTCTTGAAAGTCCTGAGGCTTGGGAATCAGACTTGAATGCCTTCCTAGCCCGTTACAAACTGCATCTCAAACTCTTCCTCAAGGTGCTCTGA
- a CDS encoding uncharacterized protein (EggNog:ENOG410PWDK~COG:S), with protein MSLQVLDEDSRFNLHNIQQMRRQRLKTLINKLCRFCIDCYSDISLVIAVYELTPQSEPPRVAMYYIIEFTMHQKPRLNPFNVRGKRKATLGRMLQDYLTDFWQEESRKFKLNCKQPVLDDNFPSSKTDLETFYPPPVRITPDNYLKHH; from the exons ATGTCTTTGCAGGTGCTGGATGAAGACTCGAGATTTAATCTTCACAATATTCAACAGATGCGACGTCAGCGATTGAAAACCTTGATAAACAAGCTCTGCCGATTCTGCATTGATTGTTACAGTGACATTTCTCTAGTGATCGCTGTCTATGAGCTAACACCGCAATCCGAACCACCACGGGTAGCTATGTACTATATCATCGAATTCACAATGCACCAAAAGCCAAGACTTAATCCCTTTAACGTCAGGGGCAAGCGAAAGGCCACACTTGGACGCATGCTGCAGGATTATCTAACAGATT TTTGGCAGGAAGAGAGCCGCAAATTCAAGCTCAATTGCAAACAGCCTGTCTTGGATGATAACTTCCCCTCTTCTAAGACTGACCTG GAAACTTTTTACCCACCTCCTGTGCGAATAACACCGGACAATTATCTAAAGCATCACTGA
- a CDS encoding uncharacterized protein (EggNog:ENOG410PFEC~COG:C,G): MASKYLFDSYWAQTYEHLKPIVESPATRPGLLLVDFFVDAGKDILYQFNVPLAMVFPQMPALMAPCSYIPGQPGFQIDGTLTSENASIWLRIRNDLVLIHALPAIIRWRNWAKKMRHRAGVKYNLPVAPKPNYLVLINSFFGLEVPKDLPPLIAPVGPILADEYSPLTEPYESFLQNHTKTLYLALGTHIALSDTDAAKLVNGMLMAMKNGFINGVIWSVGNS, from the coding sequence ATGGCATCAAAATACCTTTTCGACTCGTACTGGGCGCAGACCTATGAGCATCTGAAGCCCATCGTGGAGAGTCCTGCTACACGGCCGGGTCTCCTTCTGGTAGATTTCTTCGTTGATGCAGGCAAGGACATCCTCTATCAGTTCAATGTGCCTTTGGCAATGGTTTTTCCCCAGATGCCAGCATTGATGGCTCCTTGTTCGTACATCCCGGGTCAACCAGGGTTTCAGATCGATGGAACCCTCACGTCAGAAAATGCATCCATTTGGTTGCGTATTCGAAACGACCTCGTGCTCATTCACGCTTTACCAGCCATAATACGCTGGCGGAATTGGGCAAAGAAAATGCGCCACCGGGCGGGTGTCAAATATAACTTGCCAGTGGCTCCCAAACCTAACTATCTTGTTCTGATCAACTCTTTTTTTGGGCTCGAGGTGCCAAAAGATCTACCTCCATTGATAGCGCCTGTCGGGCCAATTTTGGCGGACGAATACTCGCCGCTGACAGAACCGTATGAATCATTCCTCCAGAACCACACTAAAACTCTCTATCTTGCACTAGGTACCCACATCGCTCTGTCGGATACGGATGCCGCCAAGTTGGTCAATGGCATGCTAATGGCCATGAAGAACGGCTTCATCAACGGTGTCATCTGGTCGGTCGGGAATAGCTAG
- the CLB2 gene encoding G2/mitotic-specific cyclin (EggNog:ENOG410PGW0~COG:D~BUSCO:7685at33183) codes for MPPTRSLRQRAVTNENDENAPTTRLTRAKAAAASSHENQLNAAAAKRPLQSKKSSLNSANTGAQRKRAALGDVSNVNKSEGVDTMDAKELKKGTTSRVGLTSKATTQTGGVQKITRSNTSRSALGVRDANKREAEPKRPGSGSGVMGSAQLKRQQSQKFLSANENNAVTDEPPRKRIDSGKKTTAFQEEAKLEETDSVPTEEPQDADKPLNLDAEDQFDPLMASEYVIEIFDYLKEIEPQTMPNPDYIEHQEELEWEVRGVLIDWLIEVHTRFRLLPETLFLAVNIIDRFLSIDIVALDRLQLVGVAAMFIASKYEEVLSPHVANFSHVADETFTDKEILDAERHILATLNYDISYPNPMNFLRRISKADNYDVQTRTFGKYFMEISLLDHRFMRYRQSHVAAAAMYFARLILDRGPWDVTIAHYAGYSKEEIIPVFHLMIDYLYRPVAHEAFYRKYANKRFLKASLHARHWAKKYRSMYLSQESYENRQRHS; via the exons ATGCCACCC ACTAGAAGTCTACGGCAGCGTGCCGTTACTAATGAAAATGATGAGAATGCCCCGACGACACGTCTGACTAGAGCCAAAGCCGCTGCCGCGTCTAGCCATGAAAACCAACTGAACGCTGCAGCCGCGAAGAGACCCCTTCAATCGAAGAAAAGTTCTCTGAATTCTGCTAACACTGGGGCTCAGCGAAAACGGGCAGCATTGGGAGATGTAAGCAATGTGAACAAGTCAGAGGGCGTAGATACAATGGACGCGAAAGAATTGAAGAAAGGAACCACGAGCCGAGTCGGATTAACATCCAAGGCCACAACTCAAACTGGTGGTGTGCAAAAGATTACGCGCAGCAACACTTCTCGATCTGCATTAGGGGTCAGAGATGCCAACAAGCGCGAAGCGGAACCAAAACGGCCAGGAAGCGGTTCAGGTGTCATGGGCAGTGCACAGTTGAAGCGTCAACAGAGTCAGAAGTTCCTTTCTGCAAATGAAAATAATGCCGTCACAGACGAACCTCCCCGAAAACGGATTGACAGTGGAAAAAAGACGACCGCATTccaagaagaagcaaagctagAGGAAACAGACAGCGTCCCTACCGAGGAACCACAGGACGCAGATAAGCCGCTTAATCTTGATGCTGAGGATCAATTCGACCCGTTGATGGCGTCTGAATATGTCATTGAAATTTTTGACTATCTTAAAGAGATTGAACCGCAGACAATGCCCAACCCGGATTACATTGAGCATCAAGAGGAGCTAGAATGGGAGGTGCGTGGTGTCCTTATTGACTGGCTCATCGAGGTCCATACACGCTTCCGACTACTACCGGAAACCCTTTTCCTTGCTGTCAATATCATTGACCGGTTCTTATCCATCGACATTGTTGCTCTCGACCGTCTACAACTTGTTGGTGTTGCTGCCATGTTCATTGCCTCAAAATACGAAGAAGTCCTCTCACCTCATGTCGCGAACTTCAGTCATGTTGCCGACGAAACATTTACAGACAAGGAGATCCTCGACGCAGAGCGACACATCCTTGCGACGCTTAATTATGACATCAGCTATCCCAATCCCATGAATTTCTTGCGAAGAATATCGAAAGCGGATAACTATGATGTTCAAACTCGGACCTTCGGCAAATATTTTATGGAGATCAGCCTGTTGGACCACCGCTTCATGCGCTATCGACAGAGCCATGTTGCGGCTGCTGCCATGTATTTTGCTCGACTAATCCTCGACCGAGGCCCATGG GATGTGACTATTGCACACTATGCCGGGTACTCTAAAGAGGAGATCATACCTGTGTTTCACCTTATGATCGATTACCTCTATCGTCCTGTTGCTCATGAGGCATTTTATAGGAAATACGCCAATAAACGCTTTTTGAAGG CTTCCCTTCACGCTCGTCACTGGGCCAAGAAATACCGTTCCATGTACCTAAGCCAAGAGAGCTACGAGAATCGCCAGAGACATAGCTGA
- a CDS encoding uncharacterized protein (EggNog:ENOG410Q5JH), which produces MTAHLRHQASLEQVLDFSVQPSLTAAELAQADDIFNKLISHCEPFQSRRPYKKVTLVRLTYEHSRSKDTFLRHFFIFLDTQSDQGSPDFARGLSRFSTFGSAAPAHQKREAEGAIDSFAEYLFNNFFLPLKASGTKTPQPTPAGLSASSIENAVGTPARLSVLRRDCLIRDHNRCVVTRVFNWTQALERLKQDPSNPKDDDGQQLIFAPGKLALLEVAHIIPHSIMSTTATVSGELQLSESKKTALAILNMFDPGVIHLIEGPNIDHPSNALTLTAEAHRSFGNFQISFEAMDTSIHPKHTYKIHSSDDGASLFFNLPATRTLLLSTNHTIDPPSPKLLAIHRAIAVILHLSAAGEHIDQIIRHIEEVWVRSDGSAELGLIVSLKLGGWLDGLPSPRECCSSV; this is translated from the exons ATGACTGCTCACCTTCGGCATCAGGCATCACTTGAACAAGTCCTCGACTTTTCTGTACAGCCATCTTTGACTGCAGCCGAGCTGGCCCAGGCTGATGACATCTTCAATAAGCTCATCAGTCACTGTGAACCGTTCCAGAGCAGAAGACCATACAAGAAAGTCACTCTGGTCCGCCTGACATATGAGCATTCCCGTTCAAAAGACACCTTTTTACGACATTTTTTTATCTTCCTTGATACCCAAAGCGATCAAGGGTCACCAGATTTCGCGCGAGGCCTGTCTCGATTTTCCACCTTTGGCTCTGCTGCCCCAGCACATCAGAAGAGGGAGGCAGAAGGGGCTATAGATTCCTTTGCAGAATACCTCTTTAATAATTTTTTTCTACCAT TGAAGGCATCAGGGACAAAGACACCACAGCCAACACCAGCTGGTTTATCAGCCTCTTCAATTGAAAATGCAGTTGGAACACCTGCAAGATTATCAGTCCTTCGGCGTGATTGTCTGATTCGTGATCATAACCGGTGTGTGGTTACGCGGGTATTTAACTGGACTCAAGCTTTAGAGAGATTAAAGCAAGATCCCTCAAATCCaaaagatgatgatggccaGCAGTTGATTTTCGCACCTGGTAAACTTGCACTCCTTGAAGTTGCACATATTATACCCCATTCAATTATGTCAACAACAGCTACTGTCAGTGGTGAGTTGCAGTTG AGCGAATCTAAGAAAACCGCTCTTGCAATACTTAACATGTTTGACCCAGGCGTCATCCATCTGATTGAGGGACCAAATATTGATCATCCAAGCAATGCTCTTACCTTGACAGCTGAGGCTCATAGGTCCTTTGGCAACTTCCAAATTTCCTTTGAAGCTATGGACACCTCAATTCATCCCAAACACACTTACAAGATACATTCATCAGATGATGGCGCCTCATTATTCTTCAACCTCCCAGCAACAAGAACCCTGCTCCTCTCAACAAATCACACCATTGATCCACCGTCCCCAAAATTGCTTGCCATCCATCGGGCAATTGCAGTTATCCTTCATCTCAGTGCTGCAGGAGAGCATATTGATCAGATAATTCGTCATATAGAAGAAGTGTGGGTCAGGAGTGATGGATCTGCAGAATTGGGCCTCATTGTCTCCTTGAAACTGGGTGGTTGGCTTGATGGGCTTCCCAGCCCTCGGGAGTGTTGTTcgtctgtgtaa
- a CDS encoding uncharacterized protein (EggNog:ENOG410PUE5), whose amino-acid sequence MVRSSMMKRGDRDRDHLRAGVEQADPWPRRKLHDDHHLQTLREEVKTSPHQVTSTSSWDRRACLVTLCNLTQCEQQVDSFNFPSFFRNGNIQPKQSKAMARHRHQASLEGIINFSGPESLPADQRARAKQRFYSIIKHFRPAEASDVAYSRPFLVRYTYEYSRSELSQDTLRAFFDFMGLDVGGDRY is encoded by the coding sequence ATGGTGCGTTCTTCAATGATGAAACGCGGCGATAGGGATCGGGATCACCTACGGGCGGGGGTGGAGCAGGCCGATCCATGGCCCAGAAGAAAACTCCACGATGACCACCACCTCCAAACGCTTCGTGAAGAAGTGAAGACTTCGCCGCATCAAGTCACTTCCACAAGTTCCTGGGACCGCAGAGCCTGCTTAGTCACCCTGTGCAACTTGACCCAGTGCGAACAGCAAGTCGATTCTTTCAAtttcccttctttctttcgCAATGGCAACATACAACCAAAGCAAAGCAAAGCAATGGCCCGGCATCGCCATCAGGCCTCACTCGAGGGCATCATCAACTTTTCCGGACCTGAATCCTTACCAGCGGATCAGCGCGCCCGGGCAAAACAGAGATTTTACAGCATCATCAAACATTTCAGACCAGCAGAGGCATCTGATGTTGCCTACAGCCGCCCGTTCCTCGTCCGCTATACTTATGAGTACTCACGTTCTGAATTATCGCAGGACACCTTACGCGCCTTTTTCGATTTTATGGGCCTAGACGTCGGTGGAGACAGATATTGA
- a CDS encoding uncharacterized protein (BUSCO:174672at4751~EggNog:ENOG410PFNQ~COG:L~BUSCO:6179at33183): MDAATQPFQARTHLERRNLGEALHGNMEYLVRFAQVHESFRRSETEALAIVSNVDLEIVEYDEESPFCIIKVPDEKAARALVSRSVLVKSLYELWGKGQNYQELHEDVRRRSESKWPDYRTCSFKFDFDSYAGKRTSKEKIPLIQSFGYMAFEGPIIMADPDETFIIFELYDHRVASSRDKTSRTPSPQPEPSKLYFGRWLASGSRDVMDKYDLKKRSYISTTSMDAELSLVSANITLAAPGKVFYDPFVGTGSFCVAAAHFGAFTFGSDIDARSFKGQKEEGRPIGLVRNMLQYGLEANYLDAFTSDLTNTPFRNMPIFDGIICDPPYGIREGLKVLGTREGKNVGPVYVDGVPTYTLEGYIPPKKPYSFEAMLNDILEFAAQTLVPNGRISFWMPTANDEDIELAIPSNPHLELVSVCVQQFNKWSRRLLTYRRCLEGEASAIEPRAKTVPAGTTADELNSFRKRYFQRFTPKANSCSTP, encoded by the exons ATGGACGCTGCCACTCAACCCTTTCAAGCACGTACGCATTTAGAAAGGAGAAATTTAGGCGAGGCACTGCACGGAAACATGGAGTATTTGGTCCGTTTCGCGCAAGTTCATGAGTCTTTTAGGAGATCGGAAACCGAAGCCCTTGCCATTGTGTCAAATGTGGATTTGGAGATTGTTGAGTATGACGAGGAA TCCCCCTTCTGTATTATAAAAGTGCCAGATGAAAAAGCAGCTCGGGCGCTCGTCTCCCGTAGCGTATTGGTAAAGTCTCTTTATGAGCTATGGGGCAAAGGCCAGAACTATCAAGAGTTACATGAAGATGTCCGACGGCGCTCCGAGTCAAAATGGCCTGATTATAGGACCTGCTCCTTCAAATTTGACTTTGACTCGTATGCTGGGAAGCGGACGTCCAAAGAGAAAATTCCCCTGATTCAGTCATTTGGATACATGGCGTTTGAAGGGCCGATCATTATGGCCGATCCAGATGAGACCTTTATCATCTTTGAATTGTATGACCATCGCGTAGCTTCGTCTAGGGACAAGACGTCTCGGACTCCAAGTCCTCAGCCAGAGCCTTCAAAGTTATATTTTGGCAGGTGGCTAGCTAGCGGCAGCAGAGATGTGATGGACAAATACGACTTAAAAAAGAGAAGTTATATTAGTACTACGTCTATGGACGCCGAACTGAGCTTGGTCTCTGCCAACATTACCCTCGCCGCCCCCGGAAAAGTGTTTTATGATCCTTTCGTTGGAACCGGAAGTTTCTGTGTCGCCGCAGCACATTTTGGGGCCTTCACCTTTGGTTCGGATATTGATGCGCGCAGCTTCAAAGGCCAAAAGGAGGAAGGAAGGCCCATCGGCCTCGTGAGGAACATGCTTCAATATGGCTTAGAGGCGAATTACCTAGACGCCTTTACCTCCGATTTGACAAACACTCCCTTTCGCAATATGCCAATATTTGATGGGATCATATGTGATCCCCCGTACGGTATACGTGAAGGATTGAAAGTCCTTGGAACGAGAGAAGGAAAGAATGTAGGACCTGTTTACGTGGATGGGGTACCAACATATAC CTTGGAGGGTTACATTCCTCCTAAAAAGCCTTATAGTTTTGAAGCCATGTTGAACGATATTTTGGAGTTTGCAGCACAAACTCTTGTCCCCAACGGCCGGATTTCTTTCTGGATGCCTACTGCAAACGATGAAGATATAGAACTTGCCATCCCTTCCAATCCACACTTGGAACTAGTTAGTGTTTGCGTCCAGCAGTTCAATAAAT GGTCCCGGAGATTACTCACATATCGAAGATGCCTAGAAGGCGAAGCCTCAGCCATTGAGCCTCGAGCCAAAACCGTTCCCGCGGGAACAACAGCGGATGAGTTGAATTCCTTCAGGAAAAGG TACTTCCAACGATTCACACCCAAAGCCAACAGTTGTTCAACCCCTTGA
- a CDS encoding uncharacterized protein (EggNog:ENOG410PQG8~COG:T~BUSCO:14206at33183), whose product MPLTRGHVLVIPRRHFQNLGEVRVNEGRELGKWLPIISRVVVRTILGTQPDERGEDPAHWNVVQNNGLRAAQTVPHAHFHIIPRPPLERMTASKTSWVMFGRGQRDELDDDEGQRLAAELRTELAKEVAKIKATEGIDLDEDCSESGPNIPRAEKL is encoded by the exons ATGCCGCTGACGAGGGGCCATGTGCTGGTTATCCCGAGACGACATTTTCAGAATCTAGGGGAAGTGAGGGTCAACGAGGGAAGAGAG CTTGGAAAATGGCTTCCTATCATCTCTAGGGTAGTTGTGAGAACAATATTAGGCACTCAGCCGGATGAGCGCGGCGAAGATCCCGCACATTGGAATGTAGTGCAGAACAATG GTCTCCGTGCAGCGCAAACGGTTCCCCATGCGCATTTCCATATCATTCCGAGACCCCCTCTAGAAAGGATGACAGCATCCAAAACGAGTTGGGTAATGTTTGGCCGGGGTCAGCGCGATGAACTTGACGACGACGAAGGACAGAGACTGGCAGCTGAGTTAAGAACGGAACTTGCAAAAGAAGTCGCAAAAATTAAGGCAACGGAGGGCATTGACCTTGATGAAGATTGTTCCGAATCAGGGCCAAACATACCTCGAGCGGAGAAGCTGTGA